Genomic DNA from Echeneis naucrates chromosome 23, fEcheNa1.1, whole genome shotgun sequence:
GCCTTTCATCTTGGCCAAGGTTATGAGTTTGTGCCCCCAGAACAGAGAACAACAATGCACCACAGGCTAGATCAAACACAGCGGCAGAAGCAgcggtgtgtgcatgtgtgtggaggGGTGGGGCGCTTTATAAAGGACTTTCATCGCAGCAGTTGATGGGGTGGCGGTGGGTGGCTCTTATGGAAATGCACATTAGAAACGGAGGAAAGGACTATGTTTCCATGTTGCATCTTTTAATTTCTGCTATGAAGCATGTGCATGGCTTCTCAAAAACATCTGAGAGCCCAATATGCCAATTAAAAAGGATAATGCTTTCAAAACCTAAAAATGGCAACTTTAAAATGACCCCCAGTGAGTTCTTATAAATATTTAAGGGCTGCTAATGAAAAAGAATTAGACTTCATGAACATGAaagcaacatttaaaaatgctgttttaaaggCTTTTTGATCAAAGTAGAATGTTAGGTGATTGTCCtgtgacctttttattttagGCATTTACagccataattaaaaaaacaatatggTTGAGAAAAAGGGTTTTAAAATCTCAGACTGGTCATTAAACCATGTGCCTTCCAGCCTTTTAGACCGGTGATTTTACTTTATATGGCTCCTTTCTCAGAGCTAGAATTACCATCACCTGATATAGGGCTCTTGTTTCACCGATGGTTGCCTCGTTTTTAGGAAACAAGAGGgcatgaaaaagacaaattctTAACATGGCAAAGCTTTTAACGAATATTTGGTCACAAAATTCTTATCTTAAGCAGAATTACCCAAAGAGCTGAGCGCAGGAATATGCTTAATTAATTTGGTTGGGACTCTTCAAGTCACATCAACACTGAAATAGCTActatatacagacatacagtgTCTGAAAACCTGTTTGGTCATCATTCGATGTGATCGTCAGTGCACAAAGTTGATTACCCTCATACAATCAAGTTTGCAATTATGCAACCTTCCACCTTGTCAGATGAACAGTTGTACATCATTTTCACCGACATTTTCCCCCTAATTGAAGTAAAATCAGTATGCGGCTCGCTTGCTCTTGACACATACGTTAATCAGTTTGGTAGCTGTGATTGTCTGGTGGATAATGCAAGTTTTGTGCTTGTGAGAAAACGGCATGAGACAAACATATTCAGTCATACtcaacagaaaaaggaaacttttgTTCATTGTGAAATGGTCCAAGCAAATCCCAATGTGTTCCTCAGGGAATTCTCCTGGATTTGAAGCTCAGATCTTGTGATAAAGTTATGAGTTGGGCTACTGAGTTAGCCTCTTCACTTCTGGGTGGCCACAGCCAGACGACTGTGCCTAATCACATCTGATTCTATTTACACTCCCCCGTGTAGTTATCGGCAAAACAAGCTGTTATTTTCAAAACAGGCAGGAGATATCTACATTCAGCCCTTactcaaaacagaaaaaagtattttctttttaaaataagagGAACGACCCATACTTTCATTGACACTTGAGCCTGCTTTCCCTACACCGTTACAAGTTCTTGTGATTGAGGTCTGCTTATACCACAGGTAAACAAAGCCCGGCCTCACGGCTTTCATGCTCTGCATAGTGCCACTTTAAAACCCATTAACACACTTCAGTGGGACTAAATGCTTATTAGTGGATGGAATTTAAGAAGTTCCAGATGCATCTTTCTGCACAGTGACAAAGACTGAGTCCATGTTATACAATAAACACAAGACCAAAATGCTACATTTATAATTCATGGagggagggtaaaaaaaaaaaaaaaaagacttgtgtCTCGTTGCTTGTTgaagtaaatgtaaaataagcCCAAAAACACTAATTCGGCATTACCTGATAgttgtgatttaaaaagacattcCTTTCATTTGGATGAGCTCACCTTGTTGGACGTTGCACTGTGTGGAGAACCCTCTCTCGATAAGCCAGGAATTTTGTCTGCATAAATGAGaatggacaaaaagaaaaagtgagccTTGAGTGAGGACAGGATAATGTGCAGGAAAAAGAGGTGGCAGTGTCAGGAAGCAGGAATTCAAtcgggggaggggaggaaaacaaaaataaataaaaaaaaaaggatgattaGTGTGTCTGGACGGTAATCATATGTGTAGGGTTGTTTGGTAATCAGGGCTTTGTAAAGGCATTGAAGTTAATTTCAGGATCCACACAAGGACTGAGGCAGGACCATCTGAAACAATCACAACACAGAGTTTGCTATCGTGCTCAAAACGCCAGTGTTTGGATTAAATGTAACCCACTCATTGTGGACGCCACCTTGTCTTTGGGCCCTCACTTTCCATTTGTTCTGACATCAACCAAAACCAGCCATCTTTATAGTCAAGTCCTACCAACAGATATGAACTCTAAGCACAaactaatgaaacaaaaacaccccaGAGCGGTATAAATGTCAACTTCAGGAATATCCATCTGACATTTGAtactctctccctcttcatccACACATGACCTAGTGGCATCTTTATGAGGCCTGACAAAgtggcagagagagctggaagCTGTTGGACGCATTAGAAAGGCTTTGTGTCTCTCGGGTTACACGGACTAGGAAAAGGTTAAGTTTAACGATTATAACCTTTGTATATTTCTGAAACAAATCCTCTGCATGTCatctgactttattttcattaacttctattgaaaaatgtccaaaaagctgATGGCAGAGTAGATGAATATAGCAGGGACAGTAAAATGGTGCAGTAGGGTTTAAATTCTCCATTTCCTGAGTTAGCGAGATTTAAAGGGTGTAAAACTACCGTCAGGCTGCATTTGAAGCACCTTTTCTAACCTGGACGACGACTGGACTGGGCTGTACTTACCAGCCATCTTGCTGTAAGAACAAGTCTCTTCATATCCTGCAGGAAGACCAGACCAAAGGGTCACTGGCTGCATTCATTATGCACTATGCTACAGCAAACCAGCAAGCAGGCTGACCGCTCTGATACTCCACTGAATGATTCATGTCATAATATTCGACTTTCAAGATGGTGCAATCAtgcattttcacactttttaaAGCATTAGCATGATTGGACAAGCATTTCTAAGCTATACCTCTTTAGCATGACGTGTTGTGTTGTTCACTAACTTCAATTCATAAGTAAAATGCATCAATCAAACGGAAATCTCAAAAAGGCAAAATGGCAGAACACTTAAAATGGTAGCGGTCTGTATGAAACCACTTGTGAAAACTGGGAAGTTAGAAGGTTTACAGCTACAGAACCTATAACCATGCAGTGACTGAGGAAATACTTTAGCACTACTTTGGGTCCAATTTAGCGTGTGCTTGCTAGGAAAACGTTTGCTGAAACCGACACAGGACATGTAGAATCTCAGCAATATTAATATAATGTAAATCTGACTTAAAAGTACTAACTGACTAATTAAAGTTGCTAGTTTGCAATTTAGCCGATTTAGAATTTTTCCAAACCAAATCTGTATGATAGGTGGTATTTGGTCTGTAAAATCATTATCCACTGATGCATCAATAAATTAATCATTCTTTACATGTTGTTCTGGacttaaaatatataattgtCATAAATGTACAGATCACTGTAGATCACTGAACCGCAGACAGTGCTAATGTACCTCCACAAAAGGGGAGcagaaatggaaatattaactaaaataaaataaatactacaGTCACTGCTGAGAACAACTGAAACTAGTGAAAATCCAACTCACTTCAGACCTGGGTGAAAGTCTGTgtcagtataaaaaaatatcagtgtttgGTAAGGATTTTATAGATGACAGTAAAGTTTATATTTTCTACACAGTTGGCCAGAATTTAATTCATGATTTTAAAGTATCTACAGGCCTTTAAttcattctctcctccatccttgCTTCCTTCTTAAGACTGTGGCAGACACCTTTAAGCATGACATGACAAGGATGGAGAGAGACGTGAGTAATATTAAATAAGCTTATCACCCAGGTCCAAGCTTGTTCACATGGTTCCATGTACAGACCCAAAGTGTCATGTCCACTCTGTTGAGGAAAGATCGCTCCCCAGAGGTGCTCAGAAACGTGACCATCTGGAGCTTCCACACCTGAAAAGCCAGTCAGCCAGATTATCATCAATGGATGGACAGTGAGATAGTTAACAGGGGTGggaaagtaaaaaatgtaaattgttcCTCAACAATGAACAGATATTTTTGCTGGTGGTTTTCCTGAAACAGAAAGCGTGTCACACAGCATCAGGGGAGGGGAAACTAAGAATTTACATACTCTTGCCTTGCTGTGAGGGAAATGGCAGGCTCTTGGCTCTGTCTGGTGAGTAACCTCTGCTGCTGACGCTTGAGCCAGAGCGACTGTGTGGGGAGCGCGCCACCTCGCGACGCACAGGAGAGCGTTctctgagaggaggaaagggagcTGCCTTTCTCCTGTAGTGGTCTCTGTCCTCACTGCAAGGGCATAGGAAATGTGCCTTGAAAGGTTCAAATATCTCAAGTGTTGCAACTAATCGTCATTTAGTTCTCTCTAATCATTTGACATGAGAAACATCCAGTACTTAACCAACATTTTTCACAACTAGTAATTTTCTGGttcagaaaatgtgaatgcTACAAAGCTCAATACTGCTCTCTAGTGTTTCAATATGTCACTACACATACAGTCAGATTTATAAGTAATAGTTGCTTTAAAAATCCAAAAGAGCAACAGGCAAAAGCCTCAACAGGGAGATCAGCTGACCTTATTTAAGCAGCACTTTATTTGCATTACTGACGTACCATTTTCCTTACACTTGTTCAAACAATGTGACTGAATAACACAAGTTGACTGCAATGAATAAGCTGCATGCACTAAAGTCAATGATGGCACATGGACCCCTAGTAGTGACTAAGTATCCATTCACTACATACCCTCTGTCCAGGTTGAGAATGGCCTGTACTAAAGTGTCTTCTCCGCTCTCTGGGAGGGACCTGGGTGCTGGGTAGATGCCCTGGTTTCGAACGCTATGAGGAGGTGGAGCTCGAGCACTAaaaggatgaaaacacaaatctgtACTGTGtaacacatacatatatatatatatatatatatatatatatatatatatatatatatatatatatatatatatatatatatatttatatatatatatatatatattatatatatttttatatatatatatattttgcataCTGTTCAGCTAGAGCTGCAATTTCCAATTTGGGCCccaattattcattttaatgtgataATCAAAGTTAGACTCAAAACCTTCACCTTGAGTGTTTTTATCCTTGAATTACTGCCAAATGGCAAATTGAGTCAGTATATGTTCCATCTAAAGCTGTTATATATTAAATGTAGACGTTGTAATACAAAGCTTATTGATCTTTGACTTAATCTTGATTTAAAAGGAAAGAAGCTACAAAGACTGGGAAGACTTCAGTGCCAGGGTATGTTTTGTGAAAACTCCAACCTTATATTTGGTCTCTATGGTTAATTGCAAATTGAATCAATATAGTGATATGAAGTTCAATTTCTGGCACCCACTAAAAGCATAAAGAAACCTTGACACCTGACAATGAAGATTAAGTAACGATCCAACATCCAAATCACCACAAAAACACCATTTGACTAGTATGGAAATAATAGAAAACCaacatttcaaacataaaaattaTTGTGCTTGTTAATTCCATATGTGTCTAGTTCATCATTACTTTGCCAATTATACTATGACTTACTGTTCACTAAAATCTTTGTTCTCAGTACAGATATTGTTCAGCTAACGCTGCTAGTCTGAACAGTTGTCAAACAGTGTGGAGCCAGGAAAGAACTGGAGGTGCAAGAGATGAGGTGAGACAGGCCAGTATGGGCCAGAGCACACCATGATTTATGATTGCTGCCAAGtaaacacacaatacacataCTTAGAACTGAGGCCTGTAGAGAGCTGGAATTTAACACAGAGGGCTTGAGATAAAAATTTAAGAGTTACCCAAACTCCATTGGTCGTCCTGTGTGAGGGTCCTCTCTGGGTACTCTGTAAGGATAGTCCTCCTGTGACGGACAGAAAGTTGGTTATGTCCTAATCTTCTGGTGTTCTGGAATTTGACTATAAACAATCAGTttcaagcaaataaataaatacataaattacatttgaaaaatcTGTGTTCTGGAATTgtgccctccctccctccagtgTTTATGGAATAGAACCCTTTTATTCCTGACTGCAAAACATGGGTCAATGCAAcaatgcactgaaaaaaaaaaaacaaacaaaacaaaacaaacaaacaaacaaacaaaaaaaaaaaacaaccaatgaTCAACAATCAATGGTCATTAAGCTAATTATTCATCAGTTAATTGGTAAAAAGTAGCCTGCACtgtttaaatacataaatttgGACTGCCCCCAGCTGGTCAGTTATAGGTAAGTGTAACTAACAATGTCATGACGATCTGCAAGTACTATTTTTCTGCAAGATTACAGAAATGTACAATTGCGTGCTTTAAATTTAGGTGTCCAGAATATCCTCAGACATAAATGTGAGGCAATTTTGGACAACCAGAATATTTTGTCCAAATGTCCagggaatttttttttggtttgttttaagtATCATTCTTTGTTCAGTAACTAAACACAATCATTGTCATCCTTTGCTAATGTTTGGTTGCAGAGCCGTTGCAACCTAGTTGTTTAGCAATGGAAGAGTAGCAGGCTTAAGCTGTTGCAAACAGATTTCAGGTATTCAAAGTGCTCAACTGAGATTTATACCAAGAACTATTGATGGACAGTTAAAAAGTCTTCCTTTTGCTTTTCAGCCAATTTTTTGCTCTGTTATGTGTGCACTTTGGGCTCTGTACTCTCATCTTGGCctcttgaaaatgaaaatagaaataatCAGCACTTTTCATGTAGCGGAATCATCATTCACTTGTCAATTCAATAGTCAATTATctgaacactgaaaaataaGTAAACTTAATTCTTATTATGTTTCATTATACACTGAACTAACCCACGTAAAAAATGCCAATAATGGTTCCAGGGTACATAGTATCAAAATGCAAATCTATTCTATTCTGAATAATGTACTTTCAATTCAGCGCTAATAACCTTGGCCATGACTTCATATACTTTGCGTTAATAAATTGACTGAAGTACAACTTTAGCTCCCAGAATCTGTGATGGAAGaattttttctgcagctcagcatttgttttaatttctttctcagTGAATTTGTTAAATGGTTAACTCAGTTGTCACTTCAGAATTGAGCCAGCCTTTGCCtcttgattgattttattttcagaaggTTCTTTCCTGTCCAGTTATGTGTTGCACGTGGAACTCACCCTCCTTGAAGGTGGACCAGCTCTGCGCTCAGCAGAGAAATGAAGGCCATCCCCGTGGTAGCCCCGCTGATCTTCATGGTAACTTCGTGGGCCTCCTCCATTCGGGAAAAAACGGTTACCTCCTTCATAATCGTACACACCGCGGCCATAATCATCCTCTGGTCTGCCAAAGGGACCCCTCCTTTCtacccctcctcctgctcctcgtGGGTATGGACCCTAGGAGGATGCaagcattttattaattttttaagtGTATAACAGCTGTGTTATCTTTCTACACAAACAAAAGTATTGTTTTGGTGGTTAGATATATTTTAGCCTCCCATCTCTTAATGATCTTTACTGACTGCTTTGAAGAAAGCACTATTATTTAGGCTTCACTTCTGAAGTTGAGTAGCATCAGGAAAAGAAGCTGGACCCTATAACTACTTGGTTCACACTCACCGGTCGCTCAGTTAAAAAGCGTTCATCATACACCTCTCGTATGCTTCTGTCCCGCCTGTAGGTCACTGCAAAAAGCAAAGAGTTAAAGATGCTGCAAACACTGCATTTTATCCTGTGAGTGTTATCACAAGATgggtttctgtcttttctttgatAGCACCCTCTCTTGGGGGGATGACAGCAATGTCCCAGTAAAACTTATAaaaatgccattaaaaaaatttaattgtatTGTGAGTAATAGTATTGGGAATGGACAGAAATCAACTATGATAAAACACTTCTTGCAGTGCACTGGCAGGTACTCATTCTTTTGTGCGCCACCAGAAAGAATCTGATGAgtgtttgaattttctttttcatgtacTCTAGCAGCAGAATTACTTGAAATGTAAAGAATTGATGGATAACTTACTCTTTGGCTCAGGAGCTTCTGCGTAGCTTCAGATCTCAGCCACAACCTTTAAAACGATGTTTAGAAAGTGCTGCGATTATACATCTGGAATACGTTTTCCAAACCTATACTTTGGAAAGAGCCTACATGTAAACCCTGGTGGAAAGGGACCGTGTTTTGTCATAAGTGCGACAAAGCATCGTATGAACTAGGTAAAGGAGCATTGCTCGGCTGTGAATTGTGCTCCTGGAATTGAGACGGGTGAAGTTACCTTCTGCAGATTACactgaaaaacagataaatgccGCTTGGACCGATGACACGCTTTTTCAACAGAATTGCACTTGGAAAAAAGGCTAttacaacattttcattttcactaaaTATAATTCAATGCAGAATGAGCAGCTAGCATTGCTAATTAGCCAGCCTCCATACATGCAGCAAATATCCGCACGTTTTATACGTTCGTCTATTGTGCAAGTAAACATTGATGCAACACGCATAAATATTTACGAATTATGGGTTGCGGTATATATATGCAAGCCACATAGACAACCTCTGTTAATAAGGTAAACTATTACAGACAAAATAGCAAAAACAATATCACCTTCTTCTGATGGTTAGTTAGCCTAGCCTTTCTTGGTCGGAAACCGGCTTTTTTATTGGACGAGGATTGTTTTACGTCATCAAATTGCGACGAACATGTGACG
This window encodes:
- the pphln1 gene encoding periphilin-1 isoform X1; this encodes MTYRRDRSIREVYDERFLTERPGPYPRGAGGGVERRGPFGRPEDDYGRGVYDYEGGNRFFPNGGGPRSYHEDQRGYHGDGLHFSAERRAGPPSRREDYPYRVPREDPHTGRPMEFGARAPPPHSVRNQGIYPAPRSLPESGEDTLVQAILNLDRGEDRDHYRRKAAPFPPLRERSPVRREVARSPHSRSGSSVSSRGYSPDRAKSLPFPSQQGKSVEAPDGHVSEHLWGAIFPQQSGHDTLGYEETCSYSKMADKIPGLSREGSPHSATSNKEENHPPEAEKEEPQVAPVVEEGQKSTDSFQERRALAIAAKAQEIEKVYRQDCETFGMVVKMLVAKDPNLEKQLQVPLRENLGEIRERCLEDLKHFINELDEAVRQP
- the pphln1 gene encoding periphilin-1 isoform X2 — its product is MTYRRDRSIREVYDERFLTERPGPYPRGAGGGVERRGPFGRPEDDYGRGVYDYEGGNRFFPNGGGPRSYHEDQRGYHGDGLHFSAERRAGPPSRREDYPYRVPREDPHTGRPMEFGARAPPPHSVRNQGIYPAPRSLPESGEDTLVQAILNLDRGEDRDHYRRKAAPFPPLRERSPVRREVARSPHSRSGSSVSSRGYSPDRAKSLPFPSQQGKSVEAPDGHVSEHLWGAIFPQQSGHDTLDKIPGLSREGSPHSATSNKEENHPPEAEKEEPQVAPVVEEGQKSTDSFQERRALAIAAKAQEIEKVYRQDCETFGMVVKMLVAKDPNLEKQLQVPLRENLGEIRERCLEDLKHFINELDEAVRQP